AACCGGCACAGCTTCGGGATCGCCTCCACATTCACGCCATGCTTCCGAGACGTGATATCATCGTCTTCGCCATCGTCTTCCCGCAGTTGCCGCTGCGGTTGAAACAAGTCCCGAACGTTGCCGTTCAACAGCTCAGCGATGGAGATGGCCGTCTCCACGTTGGGTTTCGTTGTGCCCGCCTCGATGTTCTGGTAGTTGCGGACACTGATTCCGATTGCCTGTGCCACCTGCTCCTGTGTCATCCGGCACGAGTTGCGCGCTTGTACGAGTTCTTTTCTCATGGATCACCATCCTCTTGTTGTGGCACGCATTATTTAGCGTGTCAAGGGGACTCTATCACGTATTATTTAGCGTGTCAAGTGAGGTGCATCTGAATGTTCTCTGAGCGCCTGAAGTCTCTTCGTAAGGCTCGTGGTGTTACTCAAAAAGCCCTTGCCGCCTCCTTGGGGCTCTCTGAACGCCACTACCAGGGCATTGAGTACGGAGAAACAAAGCCTGGATTCGACAACCTCATCGCCCTCGCGGACTACTTCGACGTGTCCCTCGACTACCTGGTTGGGCGATCGGACAACCCCGGGCGATAGCCCTGCCAGATCCTTCCGCCTTCCCTGTCTACTCCGCCAAATTCCTGATCAGCCCAACCAGCTCCGCGCCCTCCGGCGTGTCGGGGCTCCCGTCCTGGAGGTCCAGTGCCGCCGTCACCACCCGGTGCGGTTCGGACATGAACCGGCACAGCTTCGGGATCGCCTCCACATTCAAATCGCACCGTTGCGGGATTGAAACTCCGTCTCGACCGTCTCCTTGCCCCCCGGCCCCCGATCGGCCGGGGGGGGCGTAGGGTTTCCGTCGACAAAAATCATCTTGTAGAGTGCACCTGCCGTAAGCCCCAGCGCCCCTTCCAGACGAGCGAGGTTCTGCCCGTCGGTGGGAGCATATTTCTCGGATTCCCAGTCATAAATTGCCGACCTGGAGACTCCGACTTTTTCAGCCAACGCAACTTGACTAAGTCCTGTCGCTTGCCTGGCTTCCCGAATTACTGCTCCGAATCCCATTGGAACACCTCCTTGCATAGCAAACTAGTCAATACACTCAGCATGGTAGGATTATTTCCGCGGATTGTCAAGCACACTAAGCGGAATTGCATAGTTGACTAATGTTGACTATTGCCAAGTGAGACGTAGACTTTACTTGACACGAATGCTGAGGCGGGGGGTAAAAGGCGAGTGATTTCTGGTGGCGAGATAAAAGCTCTTAGAAAAAGTCGAGGGTTGTCACAGCAAGAACTCGCCGACGCGACAGGGGTCTCCAGGTCTGCGGTTTATCTTTGGGAATCGGGGACCCACCCGCCGGTGGGGAAAAATCTCCAAGCCCTCGCCCGCGCCCTCAACGTCTCGACCGCCTACCTCATGGGCGAGACCGACGAGCCCCGGCCGAGAAACCGCGAAGAGAGCTTCGAGATCCAGGCCCCGTCGAGACGGACATGATCGTCGCAAAGCGATCCCCGATCCAGGCGGCTCCCGATGAGATCGAGCTCGTAGTCCGCCGAGGCGGACATCGCTACGCCACGACCATCCCTCGAGAGCGCCACGGAAGAGACGGTCCGCATCGCCATGAACTACCTGGGAGCCTGGCGGAGCGAGACGGCCCCGACGGAGTATGACTTCAACTCGCACCGCCGAGGGATTGAAACCTCTTCCCTTGTGGTTTGCCTTTCGATTGTCAAGGTGCCCTTCCCTCAGCTCCCTCAGCTCAGAGCCTCGTCCAGTACGTTTCTCAGCCTCTGGCAGTGCTCCCGCCTTGCCGGGTCGTCCGATGCGGCCGTTGTTGGCCAGGTCGAAAACGGTGTCGAGTGCCGCGAGAATCGGCCCGCTTTCGTCGAGGGCTTCCCGGAACCGCCGGGCCTCCTCGACGTGCGGATTGTTCAGTTGCCCCCGGCCCCCGATCGGCGGGGGGTCGTAGGGTTTCCGTCAAGAATCTCCTCTACAGAAACGGACAGGATTTCCGCGAGTCTTTTAACGTCGGACGCTCTGGGCTCCCGAAGCCCTGCCTCATACCTGGCGATGGTCCGAGAGGAAAGACACTCAGTCTAGCCAATTCTCCCTGGCTTAATTCGGCTGCTTCTCTAAACGCTCTGAGTCGCTCCATGCTCATCACCTCCCCTCCAGACCAACTGGTCTTGGATGTCATCATAGAAGACCGAAAGGTCTTTGTCAATGGGTTTTGCCCCAACAAAAGACCAAACAGTCTTTCGCAATAAGACCGATTTGGACATTGCCACCCGGCAGACCAATCGGTACCATTTAGATATGGACACTGGAGAGCGCATCGCACAGCTACGAAAGCGCGCATGACTCAAGAAGCCCTTGCCCAAAAAAGCTGGGGGTTAATGTTCG
The DNA window shown above is from Aminithiophilus ramosus and carries:
- a CDS encoding helix-turn-helix domain-containing protein, whose amino-acid sequence is MQGGVPMGFGAVIREARQATGLSQVALAEKVGVSRSAIYDWESEKYAPTDGQNLARLEGALGLTAGALYKMIFVDGNPTPPPADRGPGGKETVETEFQSRNGAI
- a CDS encoding helix-turn-helix domain-containing protein, with protein sequence MFSERLKSLRKARGVTQKALAASLGLSERHYQGIEYGETKPGFDNLIALADYFDVSLDYLVGRSDNPGR
- a CDS encoding helix-turn-helix transcriptional regulator; its protein translation is MRKELVQARNSCRMTQEQVAQAIGISVRNYQNIEAGTTKPNVETAISIAELLNGNVRDLFQPQRQLREDDGEDDDITSRKHGVNVEAIPKLCRFMSEPHRVVTAALDLQDGSPDTPEGAELVGLIRNLAE